One Azoarcus sp. DN11 DNA segment encodes these proteins:
- a CDS encoding pyridoxal phosphate-dependent aminotransferase produces MPHFPAPFESRLPHVGTTIFTVMSRLAQECGAINLSQGFPDFNAEDVLFERVAHWMRAGHNQYAPMGGVAPLREAIARKVSGLYGADYDAETEITVTAGATQALFTAIAALVHPGDEVIVFEPVYDSYAPAIELQGGRVVRMQLTAPDYRPDWGAVAEAITPRTRMIMINSPHNPTATVWTAGDMARLAALTHGTGIVIVSDEVYEHIVFDGLRHESCARHPELAARSLIVSSFGKTYHITGWKVGYVVGPRELMAEFRKVHQFNVFTVNTPVQLALADYMADASRHEGLATFYQAKRDFFRSALAGSRFELLPSSGTYFQLARYGAISDEADTAFVQRLTRETGVAAIPVSAFFADGRDERVIRFCFAKNEATLAAACERLRQV; encoded by the coding sequence ATGCCGCATTTCCCCGCCCCGTTCGAATCCCGCCTGCCGCATGTCGGCACGACGATCTTCACCGTGATGTCGCGCCTCGCGCAGGAGTGCGGGGCGATCAACCTGTCGCAGGGTTTCCCGGACTTCAACGCCGAGGACGTGCTGTTCGAACGCGTCGCGCACTGGATGCGCGCGGGCCACAACCAGTACGCGCCGATGGGGGGTGTGGCGCCGCTGCGCGAGGCGATCGCGCGCAAGGTCTCCGGCCTGTACGGCGCGGACTACGATGCCGAAACCGAGATCACGGTGACGGCCGGCGCGACGCAGGCGCTGTTCACGGCGATCGCCGCCCTGGTGCATCCCGGCGACGAGGTCATCGTGTTCGAGCCGGTATACGACTCGTATGCGCCCGCGATCGAGCTGCAGGGCGGGCGCGTCGTGCGCATGCAGCTGACGGCGCCGGACTACCGGCCGGACTGGGGCGCGGTGGCCGAGGCGATCACGCCGCGCACGCGCATGATCATGATCAACAGTCCGCACAATCCCACCGCGACGGTGTGGACGGCCGGCGACATGGCGCGACTGGCGGCGCTGACGCACGGCACCGGCATCGTGATCGTGTCGGACGAAGTCTATGAGCACATCGTCTTCGACGGTCTGCGCCACGAAAGCTGCGCCCGCCACCCCGAACTCGCCGCGCGCAGCCTGATCGTGTCGAGCTTCGGCAAGACCTATCACATCACCGGCTGGAAAGTCGGCTACGTCGTCGGGCCGCGCGAGCTGATGGCGGAGTTCCGCAAGGTGCACCAGTTCAACGTGTTCACGGTGAATACGCCGGTGCAGCTCGCGCTGGCGGACTACATGGCGGATGCGTCCCGCCACGAGGGGCTCGCGACCTTCTATCAGGCGAAGCGCGACTTCTTCCGCAGTGCGCTCGCCGGCTCGCGCTTCGAGCTGCTGCCGTCGTCGGGTACCTATTTCCAGCTCGCGCGCTACGGCGCGATCTCCGACGAGGCCGATACCGCCTTCGTGCAGCGGCTCACGCGCGAGACGGGCGTCGCGGCGATTCCCGTGTCGGCCTTCTTCGCCGACGGCCGCGACGAGCGGGTGATCCGCTTCTGCTTCGCCAAGAACGAAGCGACGCTCGCGGCCGCGTGCGAGCGTCTGCGGCAGGTGTGA
- the mtnA gene encoding S-methyl-5-thioribose-1-phosphate isomerase — MFTQPIATIRRDGDAVVILDQTLLPHACELRRLGTLDEVATAIHSMQVRGAPLIGATAAYGVAIALATDASDARLDQALTTLAATRPTAVNLHWALGRMRDRLRPLPASERPAAAWREAEAIHRDDAEMCAAIGAHGFAILERLAAGLDRPLRVMTHCNAGWLATCGAGTALAPVYAAQARGLAVEVWVSETRPRNQGLLTAWELREAGVPLRLIADNAAGILLARGEVDVVITGADRVAANGDAANKVGTYLKALAAREHGVPFYIAAPFSTVDFGCADGSAIPIEDRGPAEVCTVIGQDGDGAVKTLRLAPEATAAANPAFDVTPAGCITGLITERGVCAPDRLHDLYPEAAR, encoded by the coding sequence ATGTTTACCCAGCCCATTGCCACGATCCGCCGCGACGGCGACGCCGTCGTGATCCTCGACCAGACCCTGCTGCCGCACGCGTGCGAGCTACGCCGCCTGGGCACGCTCGACGAAGTCGCGACGGCGATCCATTCGATGCAGGTGCGCGGCGCCCCGCTCATCGGGGCGACCGCCGCGTACGGCGTCGCGATCGCGCTCGCCACCGATGCCAGTGACGCCCGCCTCGATCAGGCGCTGACGACCCTCGCCGCGACCCGCCCGACTGCCGTGAACCTGCACTGGGCCCTCGGCCGGATGCGCGACCGCCTGCGCCCGCTGCCCGCCAGCGAACGTCCCGCGGCGGCATGGCGCGAAGCCGAGGCGATCCACCGCGACGACGCCGAAATGTGCGCGGCGATCGGAGCGCACGGCTTCGCGATCCTCGAACGCCTCGCCGCCGGACTCGACCGCCCGCTGCGCGTGATGACCCACTGCAACGCCGGCTGGCTCGCCACCTGCGGCGCCGGCACGGCGCTCGCGCCCGTGTATGCGGCGCAGGCGCGCGGCCTCGCGGTCGAGGTGTGGGTCAGCGAGACGCGGCCGCGCAATCAGGGCCTCCTCACTGCGTGGGAACTGCGCGAAGCCGGCGTGCCGCTGCGCCTCATCGCCGACAACGCGGCGGGCATCCTGCTCGCACGCGGCGAAGTCGACGTCGTGATCACCGGTGCCGACCGTGTCGCGGCCAACGGTGACGCGGCGAACAAGGTCGGCACCTACCTGAAGGCGCTCGCCGCGCGCGAGCATGGCGTGCCCTTCTACATCGCGGCGCCGTTCTCGACCGTCGATTTCGGTTGCGCCGACGGCAGCGCGATCCCGATCGAGGACCGCGGCCCGGCCGAGGTCTGTACAGTGATCGGGCAAGACGGCGACGGCGCCGTGAAGACGCTGCGCCTCGCGCCCGAAGCCACCGCCGCGGCCAACCCCGCCTTCGACGTGACGCCCGCCGGCTGCATCACCGGCCTCATCACCGAACGCGGCGTGTGTGCGCCGGACCGGCTGCACGACCTGTACCCGGAAGCGGCGCGATGA
- a CDS encoding class II aldolase/adducin family protein gives MSLTVDSGLRERLLATAHAMSAAGLNTGTAGNVSVRIAGGMLITPSGMPPAACTPDNMVIVAEDGTATGRLAPSSEWRFHHDLYAQRPEAGAILHAHAPFATSLACQRIEIPPFHYMIARFGGNTVRCARYATFGTQALSDHIVAAMEGRSACLMANHGMLVFGRDLDNALDLAIEFETLCEQYWRSCQMGEPVLLSEAEMAEVVERFRWYGKPRAS, from the coding sequence ATGAGCCTCACGGTCGATTCGGGGCTGCGCGAAAGACTCCTCGCGACCGCGCACGCGATGAGCGCCGCCGGGCTCAACACCGGCACCGCGGGCAATGTCAGCGTGCGCATAGCCGGCGGCATGCTGATCACCCCCAGCGGCATGCCGCCCGCCGCCTGCACGCCCGACAACATGGTGATCGTCGCGGAGGACGGCACGGCCACGGGACGCCTCGCGCCGTCGAGCGAATGGCGCTTCCACCACGACCTCTACGCGCAACGTCCGGAAGCCGGCGCGATCCTGCACGCGCACGCGCCGTTCGCGACCTCGCTCGCGTGCCAGCGCATCGAGATCCCGCCCTTCCACTACATGATCGCGCGCTTCGGCGGCAACACCGTGCGCTGCGCGCGCTACGCGACCTTCGGCACGCAGGCGCTCTCGGACCACATCGTCGCCGCGATGGAGGGCCGCTCCGCCTGCCTGATGGCGAACCACGGCATGCTCGTGTTCGGGCGCGATCTCGACAACGCGCTCGATCTCGCGATCGAATTCGAGACGCTGTGCGAACAGTACTGGCGCAGCTGCCAGATGGGCGAGCCGGTGCTGCTGTCGGAGGCGGAGATGGCCGAGGTGGTCGAGCGCTTCCGCTGGTACGGCAAGCCGAGGGCGAGCTAA